One Oleidesulfovibrio alaskensis DSM 16109 genomic region harbors:
- a CDS encoding pyridoxal phosphate-dependent aminotransferase — MNSGPVSVACAQGSHGGDVVRLAGRLGISPTDILDFSSNANSLCDDLTRQVLAQTGYAHSHYPDSECTGLRHRIAGFEETQPERILAGNGSSELIYLAMHSLKPRRVLLIAPVFSEYVRACQACGADYRLFETDPYDGFDIPERHICRLHDAVTAYRPDMAVICAPSNPACTDYSRMDDILHALDCPHVLVDNSYLDFLWGTPAYSRHGMAAYAGCTRTETKVISLRSMTKFFYCTGVRLGYCHADEQTIERMNRCKTPWSVWHAAQQAGTAFLDRMDEYRLRLPAMRAEKTAFAGALRNTGIFDNNLVLEGANFVTARLQRPAKAATVYTELLQHGILVRLCDNIPGMPQGFIRMQVREKKAWSRLTAILGTLDAE, encoded by the coding sequence ATGAATAGCGGACCGGTTTCTGTGGCATGCGCACAGGGCAGCCACGGCGGTGATGTTGTGCGGCTGGCCGGCAGGCTGGGCATATCGCCGACGGATATTCTTGATTTCAGCAGCAACGCCAACTCTCTCTGTGACGACCTGACCCGTCAGGTGCTTGCACAGACAGGCTATGCGCACAGCCACTACCCCGACAGTGAATGTACCGGCCTGCGCCACCGCATAGCCGGCTTTGAAGAGACACAGCCGGAACGCATTCTTGCCGGCAACGGCTCGTCAGAACTCATCTATCTGGCCATGCACAGCCTGAAACCGCGCAGAGTGCTGCTCATCGCTCCTGTTTTTTCGGAATATGTCCGGGCCTGTCAGGCCTGCGGTGCAGATTACCGCCTGTTCGAAACCGACCCGTATGACGGCTTCGACATTCCGGAACGCCACATCTGCCGCCTGCACGATGCGGTGACGGCATACCGCCCCGACATGGCGGTCATCTGTGCGCCCAGCAATCCGGCATGTACTGATTACAGCCGGATGGACGATATTCTGCATGCGCTGGACTGCCCCCATGTACTTGTGGACAACAGCTATCTGGATTTTCTGTGGGGCACTCCGGCCTACAGCCGTCACGGCATGGCTGCCTACGCCGGATGCACGCGCACGGAAACGAAAGTTATCTCTCTGCGCAGCATGACCAAGTTCTTTTACTGCACCGGCGTCAGGCTGGGGTACTGCCATGCAGATGAACAGACCATCGAACGGATGAACAGATGCAAAACGCCGTGGTCTGTCTGGCATGCCGCCCAGCAGGCAGGGACGGCTTTTCTTGACCGCATGGATGAATACCGCCTGCGCCTGCCGGCCATGCGTGCCGAAAAAACAGCTTTTGCAGGGGCACTCCGGAATACAGGGATATTTGACAACAACCTTGTGCTGGAAGGGGCCAACTTTGTCACCGCGCGCCTGCAGCGTCCTGCAAAGGCCGCGACCGTTTACACGGAGTTGCTGCAGCACGGCATACTGGTCCGGCTATGTGATAATATTCCCGGTATGCCGCAGGGCTTCATACGGATGCAGGTACGCGAAAAAAAAGCATGGAGCAGGCTGACCGCGATATTGGGCACTCTGGACGCGGAATAA
- a CDS encoding HDOD domain-containing protein has protein sequence MTGLSDVQRRWLDHRFRAMDMGHPAAAALRAAVAGHLERGAPVVHGGWHEPEPSEIHGVPRLCNLVPEPCDSGPPPDIRQVVSTACIPPLPSVFHTLQSQLEDPAASPDDIAWTISMDPRLTASLLRLVNSPLFGLRVKVDTVSRAVAILGAKHISTLAAGTLLLGLFHERPPRAIDIDEFWRHSVACGLAARTLAICAGHTMPERHFVGGLLHDIGWLALCCGRPDLACAALRHSGRTGCALHEAEQHCFGFDHAGVAYALAQQWELPATIASAMRWHHQPPADAKGQPVFDAAVVHVADVIVHAMGYSVAADQFAPALEPYFWNAAEVPVESLDVVVRTVYAELELMVDLLQP, from the coding sequence ATGACCGGTTTGAGTGATGTGCAGCGGAGGTGGCTTGACCACCGTTTCAGGGCCATGGATATGGGGCATCCGGCTGCTGCCGCGCTGCGTGCTGCCGTGGCGGGCCATCTTGAACGCGGCGCGCCTGTGGTTCACGGCGGCTGGCATGAGCCGGAACCTTCTGAAATTCACGGTGTGCCGCGTCTTTGCAATCTGGTGCCGGAACCCTGTGACTCCGGTCCTCCTCCTGACATACGGCAGGTTGTCAGTACCGCCTGCATCCCTCCTCTTCCTTCCGTTTTTCATACGCTGCAAAGCCAGCTGGAAGACCCTGCTGCCTCGCCGGACGATATCGCGTGGACCATCAGCATGGACCCGCGGCTGACAGCATCGCTGCTGCGGCTGGTGAACAGTCCGCTTTTCGGTCTGCGGGTAAAGGTGGACACCGTTTCGCGGGCGGTGGCCATACTGGGTGCCAAGCATATCTCCACGCTGGCGGCGGGCACGCTTTTGCTCGGGCTTTTTCATGAACGGCCGCCCCGTGCCATAGACATCGATGAATTCTGGCGTCACTCCGTGGCATGTGGTCTGGCTGCCAGAACGCTGGCCATCTGTGCTGGGCACACAATGCCGGAGCGCCATTTTGTGGGCGGCCTGCTGCATGACATCGGCTGGCTTGCGCTGTGCTGCGGCAGACCCGACCTCGCCTGCGCCGCCCTCAGACACTCGGGGCGCACCGGATGCGCCCTGCACGAGGCGGAGCAGCACTGCTTCGGATTTGATCATGCGGGGGTGGCGTATGCTCTGGCGCAGCAATGGGAACTGCCTGCCACCATTGCATCGGCCATGCGCTGGCATCATCAGCCGCCGGCCGATGCGAAAGGGCAGCCGGTTTTTGATGCGGCCGTGGTGCATGTGGCTGATGTCATAGTGCATGCCATGGGATACAGCGTGGCCGCAGATCAGTTTGCTCCGGCGCTGGAACCTTATTTCTGGAACGCCGCAGAGGTGCCCGTGGAGAGTCTGGATGTGGTTGTGCGCACTGTTTATGCCGAACTGGAGCTGATGGTCGACCTGTTGCAGCCGTGA
- a CDS encoding sigma-54-dependent Fis family transcriptional regulator yields MSQRYFVDNDISLRYFVVYMHYLKDIMNTHSPTTINDLDISPFFDLMLAMARERSVEALLDLTERAYRGTHVISGALWFAENSPESPRGKMLRLMAHSGWTRHTPREWRHDEGTYTLVPLTEPVIGECARTAKPMFAEDSAQWERPAWAENEGIHAYATYPLIFKSEMLGVMAVFYDRPMQDRLSDVMRMHRKMHTIFADSLAAALANARAFEEIQRLRRELEMENEYLRRAVSTANNLGDDIVGESPSLKKVMEQIEVVAPTDATVLLLGESGTGKELLAQAIHANSQRRDKPLIRVNCSAIPRELFESEFFGHVKGSFTGAVRDRTGRFQLADGGTLFLDEVGEIPLELQGKLLRVLQEGTFERVGDEQSRKVDVRIVAATNKDLLEEVRKGTFRQDLYFRLSVFPIHNPPLRERPEDIPLLARHFIAKASRRLGIPEPRLPYRHIRRLAAYHWPGNVRELQNIMERAVIMADGGVISAEALPEALPRRREEAQPGALTRNEYGWQTEAPDRRVTVIREEQWAHMQRENIRAALEACNGRIHGPDGAAHLLGVRPTTLQSRIKKFGIGRQDV; encoded by the coding sequence GTGTCGCAACGATATTTCGTTGACAACGATATTTCGTTACGATATTTCGTTGTTTACATGCATTATCTGAAAGACATCATGAACACACATTCGCCCACCACCATCAACGATCTTGATATTTCGCCGTTTTTCGACCTGATGCTTGCCATGGCGCGCGAGCGTTCTGTCGAGGCGTTACTGGATCTTACCGAAAGAGCATACCGCGGAACACATGTCATCAGCGGTGCCCTGTGGTTTGCAGAAAACAGTCCGGAAAGTCCGCGCGGCAAAATGCTGCGCCTTATGGCTCACTCCGGCTGGACACGCCACACACCGCGCGAATGGCGGCACGATGAGGGTACATACACGCTGGTGCCGCTCACCGAACCTGTCATAGGCGAATGTGCCCGCACGGCAAAGCCCATGTTTGCCGAAGACAGCGCCCAGTGGGAGAGGCCTGCATGGGCAGAAAATGAGGGAATTCACGCCTACGCGACCTATCCCCTCATTTTCAAAAGCGAAATGCTGGGCGTGATGGCTGTTTTCTACGACCGGCCCATGCAGGACAGATTGTCTGATGTCATGCGTATGCATCGGAAAATGCATACTATTTTTGCTGATTCTCTTGCAGCCGCACTGGCAAACGCCCGAGCTTTTGAAGAAATTCAGCGCCTGCGCCGCGAACTGGAAATGGAAAACGAGTACCTGCGCCGCGCGGTGAGCACCGCCAATAATCTGGGCGACGACATTGTGGGTGAAAGCCCTTCTCTTAAAAAAGTCATGGAACAGATAGAGGTTGTGGCTCCCACAGATGCAACGGTGCTGCTGCTGGGCGAATCCGGCACCGGCAAAGAGCTGCTGGCGCAGGCCATTCACGCCAACAGCCAGCGCAGGGACAAGCCGCTCATACGGGTCAACTGCTCCGCCATCCCCCGCGAACTTTTCGAAAGTGAATTCTTCGGGCACGTCAAAGGATCATTCACAGGCGCGGTACGCGACCGTACCGGGCGTTTTCAGCTGGCGGACGGCGGTACGCTTTTTCTGGACGAAGTCGGGGAAATTCCGCTTGAACTGCAGGGCAAGCTGCTGCGGGTGCTGCAGGAAGGAACATTCGAGCGTGTGGGTGATGAGCAGAGCAGAAAAGTTGACGTACGCATTGTCGCCGCCACCAACAAGGACCTGCTTGAAGAAGTGCGCAAGGGAACATTCCGGCAGGACCTCTATTTCAGACTCAGTGTTTTTCCCATCCACAACCCGCCGCTGCGCGAACGCCCCGAAGACATTCCGCTGCTGGCAAGGCACTTTATAGCCAAAGCCAGCAGACGGCTGGGCATACCGGAACCGCGCCTGCCCTACCGTCATATCCGCAGGCTGGCGGCGTATCACTGGCCCGGTAACGTGCGCGAACTGCAGAACATCATGGAGCGGGCAGTCATCATGGCCGACGGTGGCGTAATATCTGCCGAGGCACTGCCTGAAGCACTGCCCCGGCGCCGGGAAGAGGCGCAACCGGGCGCACTTACGCGCAATGAATACGGCTGGCAGACCGAAGCACCTGACCGGCGGGTGACAGTGATCCGTGAAGAACAATGGGCGCACATGCAGCGCGAAAACATCCGTGCCGCGCTGGAAGCCTGTAACGGACGCATACACGGGCCGGACGGCGCCGCCCACCTGCTGGGGGTCCGCCCCACGACCCTCCAGTCGCGTATCAAAAAGTTCGGCATAGGCAGACAGGACGTATGA
- the yjgA gene encoding ribosome biogenesis factor YjgA, which translates to MNQWKDEEPVEKSRSQRKRESTAMQRLGEDLTRLPHSALAGLGVSAAVIEAVREYAAMKTHESRRRQMQYIGRMMREMDDAEAVVQRLAALKEGRQVDAEAFHHLERLREQLLLDDGSGMQALLEQYPQADVQHVRQLVRNARKERENQKPPKNYRALFRYLRDLEA; encoded by the coding sequence ATGAACCAGTGGAAGGATGAAGAACCGGTTGAAAAAAGCCGGTCGCAGCGCAAACGCGAAAGCACCGCCATGCAGCGACTGGGAGAAGACCTGACGCGTCTGCCGCATTCCGCTCTTGCCGGACTGGGGGTCTCCGCCGCCGTTATTGAGGCCGTGCGTGAATATGCCGCCATGAAAACGCATGAATCGCGTCGCAGGCAGATGCAGTACATCGGGCGGATGATGCGCGAGATGGATGATGCCGAAGCCGTGGTGCAACGCCTTGCCGCACTGAAGGAAGGGCGGCAGGTCGATGCCGAGGCCTTTCATCATCTGGAGCGGCTGCGTGAGCAGTTGCTGCTGGATGACGGCAGCGGCATGCAGGCCTTGCTTGAACAGTATCCGCAGGCGGATGTGCAGCATGTGCGGCAGCTGGTGCGCAACGCCCGTAAAGAGCGTGAAAACCAGAAGCCGCCGAAAAACTACCGGGCGCTGTTCCGGTATCTGCGTGATCTGGAAGCTTAG